In the Streptomyces formicae genome, one interval contains:
- a CDS encoding S1 family peptidase — protein sequence MDHASWRVRLRRWAASGSGDVLGAGVLFGTDRVLTCAHVILDPETGLRPERVQVEFPALQGLPRTPRRTATVAAGHWVPPFGKAQGDLAVLVLDEAAPVPSPVTLHRTLDYRGAPVLIDGFPEYRSGGQWLTGACMGPGGEGDERVQIDVTAPGGLRGGFSGAGVREEGTDRLLGIVAQADESGTHGYMIPAATVAKYFRRFAERYVTGPHAVPGHRVVSAEAARAARPHGLQRTVTRWLNGDADAWDTEILFIAEKDERARQALYVVLNMADRELSPQLAVTPMELATPGEPASPGGPPPPAGTPLLSRAGISPRVGSIGLVLDLEGVALDDPGVPELREALAVLRHELRHAPRRHPAVAVLFADRSETEPATAVRILRELATSGARLLLVVRDSAHGFSYAAAEHLLPVDHAQHWLQRIGTRVDALADTERRARRLFQRVEPHVVDPPAATSLAARAALWTVQLSTELRPPAGRGGPRLLEKLSHAEQAVDTYLLRATGIEYELRGMLDDHLRLRALLRDHQARLARRGLAEHPEAVGPYREAQRLLMAGPCPLADAERAVEAFARVVRRLAEPDGAA from the coding sequence ATGGATCACGCGAGTTGGCGCGTGCGCCTTCGCCGGTGGGCCGCGTCGGGCAGCGGTGACGTCCTCGGCGCCGGAGTGCTGTTCGGCACCGACCGCGTACTCACCTGCGCGCACGTGATCCTCGACCCCGAGACCGGGCTGCGCCCCGAGCGCGTCCAGGTCGAGTTCCCCGCGCTCCAGGGCCTGCCCCGCACCCCGCGCCGCACCGCGACCGTGGCGGCCGGGCACTGGGTGCCGCCCTTCGGCAAGGCGCAGGGCGACCTCGCGGTGCTCGTCCTGGACGAGGCGGCGCCCGTACCCTCGCCCGTCACCCTGCACCGCACCCTCGACTACCGGGGGGCGCCGGTCCTGATAGACGGCTTCCCCGAGTACCGCTCGGGCGGCCAGTGGCTGACCGGCGCCTGCATGGGGCCCGGCGGCGAGGGCGACGAGCGGGTGCAGATCGACGTCACGGCCCCCGGCGGGCTGCGCGGCGGCTTCAGCGGCGCCGGGGTCCGCGAGGAGGGCACCGACCGGCTGCTCGGCATCGTCGCGCAGGCCGACGAGAGCGGCACGCACGGGTACATGATCCCGGCGGCGACCGTCGCCAAGTACTTCCGCAGGTTCGCCGAGCGGTACGTCACCGGACCGCACGCCGTCCCGGGCCACCGCGTCGTCTCCGCGGAGGCCGCCCGCGCCGCCCGCCCGCACGGCCTGCAACGCACCGTGACGCGCTGGCTGAACGGCGACGCGGACGCCTGGGACACCGAGATCCTCTTCATCGCGGAGAAGGACGAGCGGGCCAGGCAGGCGCTGTACGTCGTCCTGAACATGGCCGACCGGGAGCTGTCCCCCCAACTGGCCGTCACTCCCATGGAGTTGGCGACTCCGGGCGAACCGGCGTCGCCAGGCGGGCCGCCCCCGCCCGCGGGCACCCCGCTGCTCTCCCGTGCGGGCATCTCCCCCCGCGTCGGCAGCATCGGCCTCGTCCTCGACCTGGAGGGCGTCGCGCTCGACGACCCCGGCGTACCCGAACTGCGCGAGGCGCTCGCCGTGCTCCGGCACGAACTGCGGCACGCCCCGCGACGGCACCCCGCCGTCGCCGTGCTCTTCGCCGACCGGTCCGAGACCGAGCCCGCCACCGCCGTACGCATCCTGCGCGAACTGGCCACCTCCGGCGCCCGGTTGCTGCTCGTGGTCCGGGACAGCGCGCACGGCTTCTCGTACGCGGCCGCCGAGCACCTGCTGCCCGTCGACCACGCGCAGCACTGGCTCCAGCGGATCGGCACCCGCGTCGACGCGCTCGCCGACACCGAGCGCCGGGCCAGGCGGCTCTTCCAGCGCGTGGAGCCGCACGTCGTGGACCCGCCGGCCGCCACCAGCCTGGCCGCACGGGCCGCGCTGTGGACGGTGCAGCTCAGCACCGAACTGCGGCCGCCCGCGGGACGGGGCGGGCCGCGCCTCCTGGAGAAGCTCAGCCACGCCGAACAGGCCGTGGACACCTACCTGTTGCGGGCCACGGGCATCGAGTACGAGCTGCGCGGGATGCTCGACGACCACCTGCGGCTGCGCGCGCTGCTCCGCGACCACCAGGCCAGGCTCGCCAGGCGCGGCCTCGCCGAGCACCCCGAAGCGGTCGGCCCCTACCGCGAGGCGCAGCGGCTCCTGATGGCGGGGCCCTGTCCGCTCGCCGACGCCGAGCGCGCGGTGGAGGCGTTCGCCCGGGTGGTGCGGCGGCTCGCGGAGCCGGACGGTGCCGCGTGA
- a CDS encoding serine/threonine protein kinase — protein MTPGASCPHPGCAGTLTPTGYCLASGERVDPDTGLHSAAPAPPAVDASDESSQHWIVDPGVGAPAPPRPARVELPPENPDPTVLPTITLLDRADSEGAAVAPGELPLPPGTLLAGQYRLVRPLGYGGLGEVCLARDTKVDDRAVAIKMLHAELAADSYSLLKGERKELVELNHDGFIRVFNYGHHTGIGDFLVLQYVDGLTLEEVRDRAREHPEEFGHQRLLEFALAYGVRILAPLAHLHAPARGKVYGDLKPSNVMHDGSTTKLIDVGSVRRAGAPGLTTSLYRAPSVGERGESTPQDDLFSLGETLRTLCGLGRDRHDLADLAALDPLNGPGADPRGLGPVSLARALRRATRTARADRYATAGEMADQLRGVFRELRSLRTGAETFEPSPLFHQSAYALDGGLGAAPEVSHWAAAPPSAPHRTAPDPPEVAKGLPVPRPDPDDDHHGELSRLSDDDPEALLQHTGDWRDSPEVHLLRCRLRLRAALRSDGDLTAAGTALALAEAAIGPADAPHDWRLDWHRGLLALARSRVTEARDHFDRVYAAIPGEYAPKLALGHCAEHLGRWHEALTFHEAVRLRNPSLGSAAFGAARARLALGGPDALADAIAALDAVPQHSRHRTAARTAAVRVHIGHARDAQGLGTALRRLAGLFSAHGLTDDQARVRMKTEAWDAAHRLRGADELRALASTADPRLEFPGDAGELRKDLSRFYLALAHQAARDAPPADADGDAPLAELLLDRAYAVRPFALRHSRHGRDTPWLGTKIRNWIRASTPAPRSTWR, from the coding sequence GTGACCCCCGGCGCGAGCTGCCCGCACCCCGGCTGCGCGGGCACCCTCACGCCCACCGGCTACTGCCTGGCGAGCGGCGAGCGCGTCGACCCGGACACCGGCCTGCACTCGGCGGCGCCCGCGCCACCCGCCGTCGACGCCTCCGACGAGTCGTCCCAGCACTGGATCGTCGACCCCGGCGTCGGCGCCCCCGCCCCGCCGCGCCCCGCCCGCGTCGAACTCCCCCCGGAGAACCCCGACCCCACCGTCCTGCCCACGATCACGCTCCTGGACCGCGCCGACAGCGAGGGCGCGGCCGTCGCGCCCGGTGAACTGCCGCTGCCGCCCGGCACCCTGCTCGCGGGCCAGTACCGCCTGGTGCGGCCGCTCGGCTACGGCGGCCTCGGCGAGGTGTGCCTGGCCCGCGACACCAAGGTCGACGACCGCGCCGTCGCCATCAAGATGCTCCACGCCGAGCTGGCCGCCGACTCGTACAGCCTGCTCAAGGGCGAACGCAAGGAGCTGGTCGAGCTCAACCACGACGGTTTCATCCGGGTGTTCAACTACGGCCACCACACCGGCATCGGGGACTTCCTCGTCCTCCAGTACGTCGACGGGCTCACCCTCGAAGAGGTGCGCGACCGCGCCCGCGAACACCCCGAGGAGTTCGGCCACCAGCGCCTCCTGGAGTTCGCACTCGCCTACGGGGTGCGGATCCTCGCGCCGCTCGCCCATCTGCACGCGCCCGCACGCGGCAAGGTGTACGGCGACCTGAAGCCGTCCAACGTCATGCACGACGGTTCCACCACCAAACTCATCGACGTGGGCAGCGTGCGCCGCGCGGGCGCCCCCGGCCTCACCACCTCCCTCTACCGCGCGCCGAGCGTGGGCGAACGCGGTGAATCCACCCCGCAGGACGACCTGTTCAGCCTCGGCGAGACACTGCGCACCCTGTGCGGGCTCGGCAGGGACCGGCACGACCTGGCCGACCTCGCCGCGCTCGATCCGCTGAACGGCCCCGGCGCCGACCCGCGCGGACTCGGCCCCGTCTCCCTCGCCAGGGCGCTGCGCCGCGCCACCCGCACCGCGCGGGCCGACCGGTACGCGACGGCCGGTGAGATGGCCGACCAACTGCGCGGCGTGTTCCGCGAGTTGCGCTCGCTGCGCACCGGAGCCGAGACCTTCGAGCCGTCGCCGCTGTTCCACCAGTCCGCGTACGCCCTGGACGGCGGCCTCGGCGCCGCCCCCGAGGTCTCGCACTGGGCGGCGGCCCCGCCCTCCGCGCCCCACCGCACCGCCCCCGACCCGCCCGAGGTCGCCAAGGGCCTGCCCGTGCCGCGCCCCGACCCGGACGACGACCACCACGGCGAGCTCAGCAGGCTCAGCGACGACGACCCCGAGGCGCTGCTCCAGCACACCGGCGACTGGCGGGACTCCCCCGAGGTCCATCTCCTGCGCTGCAGGCTGCGGTTGCGGGCCGCGCTGCGCTCGGACGGCGACCTGACGGCCGCGGGGACCGCGCTCGCCCTCGCCGAGGCCGCCATCGGGCCCGCCGACGCGCCGCACGACTGGCGGCTCGACTGGCACCGCGGCCTGCTCGCGCTCGCCCGCTCCCGGGTGACCGAGGCCAGGGACCACTTCGACCGGGTCTACGCCGCGATCCCCGGCGAGTACGCGCCCAAACTGGCCCTCGGCCACTGCGCCGAGCACCTGGGGCGCTGGCACGAGGCGCTGACGTTCCACGAGGCCGTACGGCTGCGCAACCCCTCGCTCGGCAGCGCCGCGTTCGGCGCCGCACGCGCGCGGCTCGCGCTCGGCGGGCCCGACGCCCTCGCCGACGCGATCGCCGCGCTCGACGCGGTGCCCCAGCACTCCCGGCACCGCACGGCGGCCCGCACCGCGGCCGTCCGCGTCCACATCGGCCACGCCCGCGACGCGCAGGGGCTCGGCACGGCACTGCGCCGCCTGGCCGGTCTCTTCTCCGCGCACGGGCTGACCGACGACCAGGCGCGCGTCCGCATGAAGACGGAGGCGTGGGACGCCGCGCACCGGCTGCGCGGCGCGGACGAGCTGCGCGCCCTCGCCTCGACCGCCGACCCACGGCTCGAATTCCCCGGCGACGCGGGCGAGTTGCGCAAGGACCTGTCCCGCTTCTATCTGGCGCTGGCCCATCAGGCGGCCAGGGACGCCCCACCCGCCGACGCCGACGGCGACGCGCCGCTCGCCGAACTCCTCCTGGACCGCGCCTACGCGGTACGCCCCTTCGCACTCCGGCACTCCCGTCACGGCAGGGACACCCCATGGCTTGGCACGAAGATCAGGAACTGGATCAGGGCGAGCACGCCCGCGCCGCGATCGACCTGGAGGTGA
- a CDS encoding VWA domain-containing protein, with the protein MAWHEDQELDQGEHARAAIDLEVSQVVELPRPRAPHTEEAARMYAVVTVTVRRPDAARAAPAARLPAPRDPVPGPRLAEVLLIDHSSSMVIPPSRLAAARAAAVSALARIPDGAFFALVAGADRATMIYPRRPGLAVAGAESRAAAEAALRECTPGGGTAMGTWLERAARLFRELPAAASAASPAYVRHALLLTDGRNEPGYETADELRGRVERCAGAFDCDVVGIGDAWETDELLLIAGALGGRTRAVEDLTRLPDELAALAGRAAERDVTGLRLRLTHRAGARPHLFEQVHPTRAALAPAHVDLAGVGAGAGGPVHEYALAPCGTETRAYLIGVGAPYDPAQLGKELLLTEVEVTADRPDRLELPPPVQVLMRWTDDADLYSRLDPQVSHYQHLEELHGTFEEACRALKRDDRKAAEALLGTAWRLADAAGDTAMRDHLRRLVRVRDASRGEVELRDHIAKFDVESARIQSSTTVLPGARGARARRPGGAR; encoded by the coding sequence ATGGCTTGGCACGAAGATCAGGAACTGGATCAGGGCGAGCACGCCCGCGCCGCGATCGACCTGGAGGTGAGCCAGGTCGTCGAACTGCCGCGCCCGCGCGCCCCGCACACCGAGGAGGCCGCGCGGATGTACGCGGTCGTGACGGTGACGGTCCGCAGACCGGACGCCGCGCGCGCCGCCCCCGCCGCGCGCCTTCCCGCCCCGCGCGATCCCGTCCCGGGCCCCCGGCTCGCCGAGGTCCTGCTCATCGACCACTCGTCCTCGATGGTGATCCCGCCGAGCAGGCTCGCCGCCGCCCGCGCCGCCGCCGTCAGCGCGCTCGCCCGGATCCCGGACGGGGCGTTCTTCGCCCTGGTCGCCGGGGCCGACCGGGCCACCATGATCTACCCGAGGCGCCCCGGGCTCGCCGTCGCGGGCGCCGAATCGCGGGCCGCCGCCGAGGCCGCGCTGCGCGAGTGCACCCCGGGCGGCGGCACCGCGATGGGCACCTGGCTGGAGCGCGCCGCCCGCCTCTTCCGCGAGCTCCCGGCGGCCGCGTCCGCTGCGTCCCCCGCGTACGTACGCCACGCGCTGCTGCTCACCGACGGCAGGAACGAGCCCGGCTACGAGACGGCCGACGAGCTGCGCGGACGCGTCGAGCGGTGCGCGGGCGCCTTCGACTGCGACGTGGTCGGCATCGGGGACGCCTGGGAGACCGACGAACTCCTGCTCATCGCGGGCGCGCTCGGCGGGCGGACCCGCGCCGTCGAGGACCTGACGCGGCTGCCCGACGAGCTGGCGGCGCTCGCGGGGCGGGCCGCCGAGCGCGACGTCACCGGACTGCGGCTGCGCCTGACCCACCGGGCGGGCGCACGCCCGCACCTGTTCGAGCAGGTCCATCCCACCCGGGCCGCGCTCGCGCCCGCCCACGTCGACCTCGCCGGTGTCGGGGCGGGCGCGGGCGGCCCCGTCCACGAGTACGCGCTGGCGCCGTGCGGCACGGAGACCCGCGCCTACCTCATCGGCGTCGGCGCGCCCTACGACCCCGCGCAACTGGGCAAGGAGCTGCTGCTCACCGAGGTCGAGGTCACCGCCGACCGGCCGGACAGGCTCGAACTCCCGCCGCCCGTCCAGGTGTTGATGCGCTGGACCGACGACGCCGACCTGTACAGCCGCCTGGACCCGCAGGTCTCCCACTACCAGCACCTGGAGGAACTGCACGGCACGTTCGAGGAGGCGTGCAGGGCGCTCAAGCGCGACGACAGGAAGGCCGCGGAGGCGCTGCTCGGGACGGCCTGGCGGCTCGCGGACGCGGCCGGCGACACGGCGATGCGGGACCATCTGCGCCGCCTCGTCCGGGTCCGCGACGCCTCGCGCGGCGAGGTCGAACTCCGCGACCACATCGCCAAGTTCGACGTCGAGTCCGCGCGCATCCAGTCGAGCACCACGGTCCTGCCGGGGGCCCGCGGCGCCCGCGCCCGGCGGCCCGGCGGCGCGCGGTGA
- a CDS encoding extracellular solute-binding protein, with amino-acid sequence MRRRGRSALRGLLAGCLLAVTAVTAGACGGERPETLVVLGPWTGPEGEAFEAMLHRLDDGTGQRYAYEGTRSLRETLVAQLEADAPPDVAILNSIGELTEYARANRLQPLDDGAAAAAARAYPPWAPALDLDGARHTYWVPLKVDLKSLVWSDEGRSAASPDWCVGLASQATSGWPGTDWIEDILLHRSGPGAYARWATGRLSWRDPRVRAAWTTWAQLLGKRSQASVDQSLTTSYVGTPDPAKPGGEPRGLLGSLSPRCTHEHQSAFIRYVYADRKVRVDPSAGFLPGPTAHDGAYEVAGDMAAVFSEDPRARELVERLSGGTARSLWRAEAAPELRPLFPAATDPQPTDPTGRRIAKILTEQARTLCFDASDVMPPGLRDAFHRAVLQYFKDPAGARLDTLLKELDTVREQTAPGAGQAGPPESGVCAPPGG; translated from the coding sequence ATGAGGCGGCGCGGCCGTTCGGCGCTGCGTGGCCTCCTCGCGGGGTGTCTCCTCGCCGTCACCGCGGTCACCGCCGGGGCCTGTGGCGGGGAGCGGCCCGAGACCCTCGTCGTGCTCGGGCCGTGGACGGGGCCCGAGGGCGAGGCCTTCGAGGCGATGCTGCACCGGCTCGACGACGGCACGGGGCAGCGGTACGCCTACGAGGGGACCCGCTCCCTGCGCGAGACGCTCGTCGCCCAGCTGGAGGCCGACGCCCCGCCGGACGTGGCGATCCTCAACAGCATCGGCGAGCTCACCGAGTACGCCCGCGCCAACCGTCTCCAACCGCTCGACGACGGCGCCGCCGCGGCCGCCGCCCGCGCCTATCCGCCCTGGGCGCCCGCCCTCGACCTCGACGGCGCCCGCCACACCTACTGGGTGCCGCTGAAGGTCGACCTCAAGAGCCTGGTGTGGAGCGACGAGGGCCGCTCCGCCGCGTCCCCGGACTGGTGCGTGGGCCTGGCATCGCAGGCCACCTCCGGCTGGCCCGGCACCGACTGGATCGAGGACATCCTGCTGCACCGCTCGGGCCCCGGCGCCTACGCCCGGTGGGCCACCGGGCGGCTCAGCTGGCGCGACCCCCGGGTCCGCGCGGCCTGGACGACCTGGGCACAGCTGCTGGGCAAGCGCTCCCAGGCGTCCGTCGACCAGTCCCTGACCACGTCGTACGTGGGAACACCCGACCCGGCGAAGCCCGGCGGAGAGCCGCGCGGGCTGCTCGGCTCCCTCTCGCCGCGCTGCACCCACGAGCACCAGAGCGCCTTCATCCGGTACGTCTACGCCGACCGGAAGGTCCGCGTCGACCCGTCGGCGGGCTTCCTGCCGGGACCCACCGCCCACGACGGCGCCTACGAGGTGGCGGGCGACATGGCGGCCGTGTTCAGCGAGGACCCCCGGGCCCGCGAACTCGTCGAGCGCCTGTCGGGCGGCACCGCGCGCTCCCTGTGGCGGGCCGAGGCCGCGCCGGAACTGCGGCCGCTGTTCCCCGCCGCCACCGACCCGCAGCCCACCGACCCGACCGGCCGACGCATCGCGAAGATCCTCACCGAACAGGCCCGCACGCTCTGCTTCGACGCCTCGGACGTGATGCCGCCGGGACTGCGCGACGCCTTCCACCGCGCCGTCCTGCAGTACTTCAAGGACCCGGCGGGCGCCCGCCTCGACACGCTCCTGAAGGAACTCGACACCGTGCGCGAGCAGACCGCGCCCGGTGCCGGACAGGCCGGTCCTCCCGAGTCGGGCGTCTGCGCGCCCCCGGGCGGCTGA
- a CDS encoding MFS transporter → MATAEPTRADDDAGPDSTSGTAGTGARIKLPAQRRTPVSPSPAEAWPKRFLRHPVTITTVVAGVLHVVWFFTFANSGGDLAAQDAWAEFVGRHPDSAYNLAWYGGMHPVSYSFVSPYLMSVLGVRSTMMIAGTVSAALLTLILMRSRAVKGLFWPVAVGVFALVCNAISGRVTYGLGQMFALAAVAAVFCWPHRWRYKRWAKALVAAPFAALATMGSPVAGLFVGFVAVALFLSKRYPGAYALGLAPAAVVGLSAWLFPFSGTQPMGFGSASLPLVLAGAVYYVSPKQWKTVRIVALVYAAFVLGVWVISSQIGSNITRLAMSFAGVALLAALPYVVPKSRKWYALVLALAGFTGWLGYKTVDDIVHTSPTASWTRELAPLVNELQEVGAVKGRVEVIPARSHREASALAPYVNLARGWNRQADMERNPLFYDDTLNSANYHEWLQRWAVHYVVVPKGEPDGDGGKREAALVEKGLPYLKQVWVDENWQLYEVTDPAPLAEPNAVVQRAEQGEMTLRVTKPGRVLIRIPYSPWLSIVDSRGKGVERPKETEESKSRRADDDSNPKEFANVNGCLVEAAEDGEGDKWTELIAPKAGTYRLGAPYQLPRGTACPEGLR, encoded by the coding sequence GTGGCAACAGCGGAGCCGACGCGCGCCGACGACGACGCCGGGCCGGACAGCACCAGCGGGACGGCCGGTACCGGTGCGCGAATAAAGCTGCCCGCGCAGCGCCGCACCCCCGTCTCCCCTTCGCCGGCCGAAGCGTGGCCGAAGCGGTTCCTGCGCCATCCGGTGACCATCACGACGGTGGTCGCCGGCGTGCTGCACGTCGTCTGGTTCTTCACGTTCGCCAACAGCGGCGGTGACCTCGCCGCGCAGGACGCCTGGGCGGAGTTCGTCGGACGGCATCCCGACTCGGCGTACAACCTTGCCTGGTACGGCGGCATGCACCCGGTGTCGTACAGCTTCGTCTCGCCGTACCTGATGTCGGTGCTCGGCGTGCGCTCGACGATGATGATCGCCGGGACCGTCTCCGCCGCGCTGCTCACGCTGATCCTGATGCGCAGCCGTGCGGTGAAGGGGCTGTTCTGGCCCGTCGCCGTGGGCGTCTTCGCGCTGGTGTGCAACGCCATATCGGGCCGCGTGACCTACGGCCTCGGGCAGATGTTCGCGCTGGCCGCGGTCGCGGCCGTGTTCTGCTGGCCGCACCGCTGGCGCTACAAGCGGTGGGCGAAGGCCCTGGTCGCCGCGCCGTTCGCGGCGCTCGCGACGATGGGCAGCCCGGTGGCGGGGCTCTTCGTGGGGTTCGTCGCCGTCGCGCTGTTCCTCAGCAAGCGCTACCCCGGCGCGTACGCGCTGGGGCTCGCGCCCGCCGCGGTCGTCGGTCTCTCCGCGTGGCTCTTCCCCTTCTCCGGCACGCAGCCGATGGGGTTCGGCTCGGCGTCGCTGCCGCTGGTCCTGGCGGGGGCCGTCTACTACGTCTCGCCCAAGCAGTGGAAGACGGTGCGGATCGTCGCGCTCGTGTACGCGGCGTTCGTGCTCGGCGTCTGGGTGATCAGCTCGCAGATCGGCTCCAACATCACCCGCCTCGCGATGTCCTTCGCGGGCGTCGCGCTGCTCGCCGCGCTGCCCTACGTCGTACCGAAGTCCCGCAAGTGGTACGCGCTCGTCCTGGCGCTCGCCGGGTTCACCGGCTGGCTCGGGTACAAGACCGTCGACGACATCGTGCACACCTCGCCCACCGCCTCGTGGACGCGTGAGCTGGCTCCGCTGGTGAACGAGTTGCAGGAGGTCGGCGCCGTGAAGGGCCGCGTCGAGGTGATCCCGGCCCGCAGCCACCGCGAGGCGTCCGCGCTCGCCCCGTACGTGAACCTCGCGCGCGGCTGGAACCGCCAGGCGGACATGGAGCGCAACCCGCTCTTCTACGACGACACCCTGAACTCGGCGAACTACCACGAGTGGCTCCAGCGCTGGGCCGTGCACTACGTGGTGGTGCCCAAGGGCGAGCCCGACGGCGACGGCGGCAAGCGCGAGGCGGCGCTCGTCGAGAAGGGCCTGCCCTACCTCAAGCAGGTGTGGGTCGACGAGAACTGGCAGCTGTACGAGGTCACCGACCCGGCGCCGCTCGCCGAGCCGAACGCCGTCGTCCAGCGCGCCGAGCAGGGCGAGATGACGCTCCGGGTGACCAAGCCGGGCCGCGTCCTGATCCGCATCCCGTACTCGCCGTGGCTGAGCATCGTCGACTCCCGAGGCAAGGGCGTGGAGCGTCCCAAGGAGACCGAGGAGTCCAAGAGCCGCAGGGCGGACGACGACTCGAACCCCAAGGAGTTCGCGAACGTCAACGGCTGTCTGGTGGAGGCCGCGGAGGACGGCGAGGGCGACAAGTGGACGGAGCTGATCGCTCCGAAGGCGGGCACCTACCGGCTCGGCGCGCCCTACCAGCTGCCGCGCGGCACGGCCTGCCCGGAGGGGCTGCGCTGA